In a genomic window of Physeter macrocephalus isolate SW-GA chromosome 14, ASM283717v5, whole genome shotgun sequence:
- the TBX2 gene encoding T-box transcription factor TBX2 produces MREPALAASAMAYHPFHAPRPADFPMSAFLAAAQPSFFPALALPPGALAKPLPDPGLAGAAAAAAAAAAAAEAGLHVSALGPHPPAAHLRSLKSLEPEDEVEDDPKVTLEAKELWDQFHKLGTEMVITKSGRRMFPPFKVRVSGLDKKAKYILLMDIVAADDCRYKFHNSRWMVAGKADPEMPKRMYIHPDSPATGEQWMAKPVAFHKLKLTNNISDKHGFTILNSMHKYQPRFHIVRANDILKLPYSTFRTYVFPETDFIAVTAYQNDKITQLKIDNNPFAKGFRDTGNGRREKRKQLTLPSLRLYEEHCKPERDGAESDASSCDPPPAREPPPSPGTAPSPLRLHRTRAEEKSCAADSDPEPERLSEERAGQALGRSPALDGGSPPRLTEPERARERRSPERAKEPAESGGDGLFGLRSLEKERAEARRKDEGRKEAGEGKEPGLAPLVVQTDSASPLGAGHLPGLAFSGHLHGQQFFGPLGAGQPLFLHPGQFAMGPGAFSAMGMGHLLASVAGGGSGGGGGPGTATGLDAGGLGPAASAASTAGPFPFHLSQHMLASQGIPMPTFGGLFPYPYTYMAAAAAAASALPATSAAAAAAAAAGSLSRSPFLGSARPRLRFSPYQIPVTVPPSTSLLTTGLAAEGSKAAGGNSREPSPPPELALRKAGAPPRGALSPSGSAKEAASELQSIQRLVSGLESQRALSPGRESPK; encoded by the exons ATGAGAGAACCGGCGCTGGCGGCCAGCGCCATGGCTTACCACCCGTTTCACGCGCCACGGCCGGCCGACTTCCCCATGTCCGCCTTCCTGGCGGCGGCGCAGCCCTCCTTCTTCCCGGCACTCGCACTGCCGCCCGGCGCGCTGGCCAAGCCTCTGCCCGACCCCGGCttggcgggggcggcggcggcggcggcggctgcggcggcggcggccgaggcGGGGCTGCACGTCTCGGCACTCGGCCCGCATCCGCCCGCTGCGCATCTGCGCTCGCTTAAGAGCCTGGAGCCTGAGGACGAGGTGGAGGACGACCCCAAGGTGACGCTGGAGGCCAAGGAGCTGTGGGACCAGTTCCACAAGCTGGGCACCGAGATGGTCATCACCAAGTCCGGGAG gAGGATGTTTCCTCCCTTCAAGGTGCGGGTCAGCGGCCTGGACAAGAAGGCCAAATATATCCTGCTGATGGACATCGTGGCCGCTGATGATTGTCGGTATAAATTCCATAACTCGCGCTGGATGGTGGCGGGCAAGGCCGACCCAGAGATGCCCAAACGGATGTACATCCACCCGGACAGCCCGGCCACGGGAGAGCAGTGGATGGCCAAGCCGGTGGCCTTCCATAAGCTGAAGCTGACCAACAACATCTCCGACAAGCACGGCTTC ACCATCCTGAACTCCATGCACAAGTACCAACCGCGCTTCCACATCGTGCGAGCCAACGATATCCTGAAGCTGCCCTACAGCACCTTCCGTACCTACGTGTTCCCCGAGACCGACTTCATCGCGGTCACTGCCTACCAGAACGACAAG ATCACGCAGCTTAAGATCGACAACAACCCGTTTGCCAAGGGCTTCCGGGACACCGGGAATGGCCGGCGGGAGAAAAG GAAGCAGCTAACGCTGCCGTCGTTGCGCTTGTACGAGGAGCACTGCAAGCCAGAGCGCGACGGTGCCGAGTCGGACGCCTCGTCCTGCGACCCTCCCCCCGCGCGGGAACCGCCACCCTCCCCGGGGACAGCGCCTAGTCCCCTGCGCCTGCACCGGACTAGAG CCGAGGAGAAGTCGTGCGCCGCGGACAGTGACCCAGAGCCCGAGAGGCTGAGCGAGGAGCGCGCGGGGCAGGCGCTAGGCCGCAGCCCGGCCCTGGACGGCGGCAGCCCCCCTCGCTTGACCGAACCCGAGCGCGCCCGGGAGCGGCGCAGCCCCGAGAGGGCCAAGGAGCCGGCCGAGAGCGGCGGGGACGGTCTGTTTGGCCTGCGGAGCCTAGAGAAGGAGCGCGCCGAAGCCCGGCGGAAGGACGAGGGGCGCAAGGAGGCCGGCGAGGGCAAGGAGCCCGGCCTGGCGCCGCTGGTGGTGCAGACAGACAGTGCGTCCCCCCTGGGCGCCGGACACCTGCCGGGCCTGGCTTTCTCCGGCCACCTGCACGGGCAGCAGTTCTTCGGGCCTCTGGGGGCCGGCCAGCCGCTCTTTCTGCACCCGGGACAGTTCGCCATGGGCCCTGGCGCCTTCTCCGCCATGGGCATGGGCCACCTACTGGCCTCGGTGGCAGGCGGCGGCAGTGGAGGAGGCGGCGGGCCAGGGACAGCCACCGGGCTGGACGCAGGCGGGCTGGGTCCCGCGGCCAGCGCAGCAAGCACCGCCGGGCCCTTCCCGTTCCACCTCTCCCAGCACATGCTGGCATCTCAG gGAATTCCAATGCCCACTTTCGGAGGCCTCTTCCCCTACCCCTACACTTACATGGCTGCTGCCGCCGCAGCGGCCTCCGCTTTGCCAGCCACTAGTGCTGCGGCCGCTGCCGCCGCTGCCGCAGGCTCCCTGTCCCGGAGTCCCTTTCTGGGCAGTGCCCGGCCCCGCCTGCGCTTCAGCCCCTACCAGATCCCAGTCACCGTCCCACCTAGCACTAGCCTCCTCACTACTGGGCTGGCGGCCGAGGGCTCCAAGGCTGCAGGCGGCAACAGCCGGGAGCCCAGCCCGCCGCCCGAGCTGGCTCTCCGCAAAGCGGGGGCCCCGCCCCGCGGGGCCCTGTCGCCCAGCGGCTCAGCCAAAGAGGCAGCCAGTGAACTGCAGAGCATCCAGAGGCTGGTGAGTGGGCTGGAGAGCCAGCGAGCCCTCTCCCCCGGCAGGGAGTCGCCCAAGTGA